A genomic stretch from Tribolium castaneum strain GA2 chromosome 6, icTriCast1.1, whole genome shotgun sequence includes:
- the Gr22b gene encoding putative gustatory receptor 22b isoform X1, protein MWAPNDLSEIITVFCNIWTYFGLPVYELETTNKSKKQFRNKTSFYFLIVLSVLLIVAVLYLVFFTARNSLYSYTLLFQYFILYGQTIGTIIYAQFKKKDLGKIFNDLLLMEEKIHRFGRKSPDYHTLGKQLMGFVLFHSFFTLLGLAFDIYLSLQSGVLQFYISVYYFALFVGYHFGFFLLAMPKIIVKLYNDFINSIKDQRTEIVVKMYADLYDLVARTVSTLQGFMLLKISSTFTVVTMDFFYSTHSLSIQQIPFDIAVVLAVSNFLLPLTILSLEFAMLYYFHTILEKKKILADFIDHNETGLYKKMDLVCLKLNLEPASFMVCGLFPLNCSLVFSMVAGITTYVIYLIQFSPKSEDLHF, encoded by the exons ATGTGGGCACCCAACGACCTAAGTGAAATCATTACAGTTTTTTGCAACATCTGGACTTACTTTGGCTTACCAGTATACGAACTTGAAACCACAAATAAAAGCAAGAAACAGTTTCGGAATAAAACATCGTTTTATTTCCTTATTGTTTTATCAGTGCTTTTGATTGTTGCAGTTCTTTATTTGGTGTTTTTCACAGCAAGGAACAGCCTGTACAGTTACACTCttctttttcaatattttattctctaCGGACAAACTATCGGTACCATAATCTACGcacaatttaagaaaaaagattTGGGGAAAATTTTCAATGATTTACTTTTGATGGAGGAAAAAATACACCGGTTTGGAAGGAAAAGTCCCGATTATCACACTTTGGGGAAACAGCTAATGGGTTTCGTTCTCTTCcatagtttttttactttgttagGGCTGGCGTTTGATATCTACCTAAGTCTGCAAAGTGGCGTCCTTCAGTTTTACATAAGTGTGTACTACTTTGCCCTATTCGTTGGTTACCACTTTGGGTTCTTCCTACTAGCTATGccaaaaataatagttaagTTATACAACGATTTTATTAACTCGATCAAAGACCAAAGAACGGAAATTGTTGTCAAAATGTATGCAGACTTGTACGATTTGGTGGCCAGAACAGTTAGCACTTTGCAAGGCTTTATGCTGTTGAAAATATCATCGACTTTCACAGTCGTCAcgatggattttttttattcaacgcACAGTTTAAGCATCCAGCAAATACCCTTCGACATTGCTGTCGTCCTGGcagttagtaattttttactgcCACTGACAATTCTATCACTTGAGTTTGCAATGTTGTATTATTTCCACACTATTTTAGAGAAG aaaaaaattcttgctgACTTTATCGACCACAACGAAACTGGTCTGTATAAGAAG ATGGATTTAGTTTGCTTGAAGTTAAATTTAGAACCGGCGTCTTTCATGGTCTGTGGCCTGTTTCCCCTGAACTGTTCACTAGTGTTCTCG ATGGTTGCAGGAATCACGACTTACGTCATCTACTTGATCCAGTTCAGTCCAAAATCTGAGGATCTACACTTTTAG
- the Gr22b gene encoding uncharacterized protein Gr22b isoform X2, with protein MWAPNDLSEIITVFCNIWTYFGLPVYELETTNKSKKQFRNKTSFYFLIVLSVLLIVAVLYLVFFTARNSLYSYTLLFQYFILYGQTIGTIIYAQFKKKDLGKIFNDLLLMEEKIHRFGRKSPDYHTLGKQLMGFVLFHSFFTLLGLAFDIYLSLQSGVLQFYISVYYFALFVGYHFGFFLLAMPKIIVKLYNDFINSIKDQRTEIVVKMYADLYDLVARTVSTLQGFMLLKISSTFTVVTMDFFYSTHSLSIQQIPFDIAVVLAVSNFLLPLTILSLEFAMLYYFHTILEKKKILADFIDHNETGLYKKMDLVCLKLNLEPASFMVCGLFPLNCSLVFSESRLTSST; from the exons ATGTGGGCACCCAACGACCTAAGTGAAATCATTACAGTTTTTTGCAACATCTGGACTTACTTTGGCTTACCAGTATACGAACTTGAAACCACAAATAAAAGCAAGAAACAGTTTCGGAATAAAACATCGTTTTATTTCCTTATTGTTTTATCAGTGCTTTTGATTGTTGCAGTTCTTTATTTGGTGTTTTTCACAGCAAGGAACAGCCTGTACAGTTACACTCttctttttcaatattttattctctaCGGACAAACTATCGGTACCATAATCTACGcacaatttaagaaaaaagattTGGGGAAAATTTTCAATGATTTACTTTTGATGGAGGAAAAAATACACCGGTTTGGAAGGAAAAGTCCCGATTATCACACTTTGGGGAAACAGCTAATGGGTTTCGTTCTCTTCcatagtttttttactttgttagGGCTGGCGTTTGATATCTACCTAAGTCTGCAAAGTGGCGTCCTTCAGTTTTACATAAGTGTGTACTACTTTGCCCTATTCGTTGGTTACCACTTTGGGTTCTTCCTACTAGCTATGccaaaaataatagttaagTTATACAACGATTTTATTAACTCGATCAAAGACCAAAGAACGGAAATTGTTGTCAAAATGTATGCAGACTTGTACGATTTGGTGGCCAGAACAGTTAGCACTTTGCAAGGCTTTATGCTGTTGAAAATATCATCGACTTTCACAGTCGTCAcgatggattttttttattcaacgcACAGTTTAAGCATCCAGCAAATACCCTTCGACATTGCTGTCGTCCTGGcagttagtaattttttactgcCACTGACAATTCTATCACTTGAGTTTGCAATGTTGTATTATTTCCACACTATTTTAGAGAAG aaaaaaattcttgctgACTTTATCGACCACAACGAAACTGGTCTGTATAAGAAG ATGGATTTAGTTTGCTTGAAGTTAAATTTAGAACCGGCGTCTTTCATGGTCTGTGGCCTGTTTCCCCTGAACTGTTCACTAGTGTTCTCG GAATCACGACTTACGTCATCTACTTGA